The genomic segment GGCTTCGCGCTCTCCGATGTCGCTATCGCTGAAAACCGGCGGGAAGCTGAGATCACCTGGTTTGCCCGCCGCCGCCCGGCTACGGCAGCGCCGGCTCTCGCCGCCGCGATCAACCCGGCGCGCGCCGTTCCCCCGGTTGGCCTGTTTCCCGACATGACGCCGGGTCCGCGGCCATGAACACTGTCGCCATCATCGACTACGGCTCCGGCAATTTGCATTCGGCGCGCAAGGCCTTCGAGCGCGCCGCGCAGGACAGCACCGCCAGCTCGACCATTATCGTCACCTCCGACCCGGACGTGGTGGCCGAGGCCGATCGCATCGTCCTGCCCGGTGTCGGCGCTTTCGCCGACTGCCGGCAGGGGCTCGATGCGACCACCGGCATGGTCGAAGCGCTGCAAGAGGCGGTGATCGCCAAGGGCCGGCCGTTTCTGGGCATCTGCGTCGGCATGCAGCTTCTCGCCACGCGCGGACTTGAACATGTGACGACACAAGGCCTCGACTGGATCGGCGGCGATGTCGTGGCGTTGCAGCCGTCCGATGCGGCGCTGAAAGTGCCGCACATGGGCTGGAACACGATCACCTTGAACCAGCCGCATCCGCTGTTCGATGGCATCGCCACCGGCGACAATGGCCTGCACGCCTATTTCGTTCATTCCTATCACCTGAGCGCCGCCTCAAAATCATTGGTTCTGGCGACAGCTGATTATGGTGGCGCGGTCACGGCGGTGGTCGGACGCGACAATATTATTGGTACGCAATTTCACCCCGAGAAGAGCCAGAAACTGGGCCTCGGGCTGATCGGCAATTTCCTGAGGTGGACTCCGTGATTCTGTTTCCTGCGATCGATCTGAAAGACGGGCAATGCGTTCGCCTTATCCATGGCGACATGTCGCAGGCCACCGTCTTCAATGACGATCCGGCCGCGCAGGCGCAGACCTTCGAGAAGCAAGGCTTCGAATATCTGCATGTCGTCGATCTCGACGGCGCGTTTTCGGGCAAGCCGATGAATGCGCTAGCGGTCGATTCGATTCTCAAGGCGATCAAGATTCCGGTGCAGCTTGGCGGCGGCATTCGCGATATGCGCACGGTCGAAGGCTGGCTCGAAAAAGGCGTGAGCCGCACGATTATCGGCACGGCAGCGGTGAAGGATCCGTCGTTCGTGCGTGAAGCAGCGCGTCTGCATCCTGGCCGTATCGCTGTTGGCGTCGATGCCCGCGATGGCCTTGTCGCCGTTGAAGGTTGGGCGCGCGTATCGCAACTATCGGCGCTTGATATCGGCAAAAGATTCGAAGACGCCGGTGTCGCAGCCATTATCTATACGGACATTTCACGCGATGGCGTGTTGATGGGCCTCAACATCGAAGCGACCCTGGCGCTGGCCGATGCGCTGACGATTCCAGTGATCGCGTCGGGCGGCCTCGCCTCCATGGCCGACGTTACCCGTATGTTGGAACCTGATTGCGCGCGCCTGGCCGGCGCCATCACGGGCCGTGCGCTCTATGACGGCCGCCTCGATGCGGCCGAGGCGTTGGCGCTGATCCGCGCGGCGCGGGAGAAGTCGGTTGCTTAAGTGCCGGGTCATTCCCTGTCTCGACGTCAAGGACGGCCGGGTGGTGAAGGGCGTCAACTTCGTCGACCTGCGCGATGCGGGCGATCCGGTTGAATCCGCCATTGCCTATGATGCCGCCGGCGCCGACGAATTGTGCTTTCTCGACATCACCGCCAGCCATGAAAATCGTGGCACCATTCTCGACGTGGTGCAGCGGACGGCCGAAGCCTGTTTCATGCCGCTGACGGTGGGGGGCGGCGTCCGCACCACCGACGATATCCGCAAGTTGCTCTTGGCCGGCGCCGACAAGGTGTCGATCAATACGGCGGCGGTGTTCAACCGCGAGTTCGTGCGCGAAGCGGCGGAGAAATTCGGCAGCCAGTGCATTGTCGTGGCCATCGACACCAAGCGTGTCGGCGACGGCAAATGGGAAATCTTCACCCATGGCGGCCGCAAGCCGACCGGCATCGACGCGGTGGCCTATGCGCGTGAGGTCGAGGCGCTCGGCGCCGGCGAGATCCTGCTGACCTCGATGGACCGCGACGGCACCCGCTCGGGCTTTGCCATCGACGTCACCCGGACCATTGCCGATGCGGTGAAAATCCCGCTCATCGCCTCCGGAGGCGTCGGCACTCTCGACCATCTGGTGGATGGCATTCGCGACGGCCACGCCAGCGCCGTGCTGGCCGCCTCTATTTTCCATTTTGGCGAGTTTACGATACGACAGGCCAAGGAACACATGGCGGCGGCGGGGCTTGCCGTCCGCAACGACTAACCGATCGATCTCCTGTTCGAAAAGGCGGCCTTCTGTTTGAACGGCAGCTTGTTTTTGAAAGGTATCTGGAAAGGTATCCGCGTTTGAGTGCGTTCACCCTGCAGGATCTGGCTGCGATCATCTCCCAGCGCAGCGGATCAAGTGCCGAAAAGTCCTATACAAAATCCCTGCTCGAAGGCGGTAAGCATCGGGTGGCGAAGAAGTTCGGCGAAGAGGCATTTGAACTGGCCCTGGCCACGGTCGACGGCACTAACGCAGACGTGAAAGCGGAAGCAGCCGATGTCCTGTATCACATGCTGGTTCTACTGCAGGCGCGCGGCATCCCTGTCGCCGACGTGCTGAATGAGCTAGAAACCCGGACCCAACAGTCGGGCCACCAGGAAAAGGCGTCGCGCGCGCCAGGTGGCTAGAGGTTGTAGAGAGAGTTCGTAACCCGCATCCGGCGGCGGAGTATTCCATGGACGAAATTTCCGGACTGGCGACATTGCCCAGCGACTTCTCGATCTACCGGCACTTCACCCGTGCCGAATGGGCGGCGCTGCGCGCCGACACGCCGCTGACTTTGACGGGCGACGATCTCGCCAAATTGCAGTCGATCAACGATCCGATTTCGCTGGAAGAGGTCATCGCCATCTACCTGCCGCTGTCGCGCCTGCTGGCGCTTTACGTGGCAGCAACCCAGGGGCTGTTCAAAGCAACGCAGCGCTTTCTGGGCGCCGACGGCAAGGTGCCCTACATCATCGGCGTCGCCGGCTCGGTCGCCGTTGGCAAATCGACCACGGCCCGCGTGCTGAAAGCGCTGCTGTCGCGCTGGCCCAACACGCCGAAGGTGGATCTGGTCACGACCGATGGCTTCCTGTTTCCCAACGAAGTCCTGGTTCGCGATCATTTGATGGACAAGAAGGGCTTTCCGGAAAGCTACGACGGCACGGCGCTGGTGCGCTTCCTGTCGCAGATCAAGGCCGGGCAGGGCAATGTCAAAGCACCGGTCTATTCGCATCTGACCTATGACATCGTGCCGGATCAATCCATCACTGTCGACCGACCCGATATTCTGATCGTCGAAGGCCTGAACGTGTTGCAGCCGTCGCGCCCCGACAGCGACATCGCCTTCGCCTCGGATTTTTTCGATTTCTCGATCTATCTCGACGCCAACGAGAATGATCTCCTGAAATGGTATGTGGCGCGCTTCATGCGCCTGCGCGGAACCGCCTTCCGCGATCCGCGATCCTATTTCAGGAAATACGCCGACCTCACCGACGATGAAGCGCGGCAGACCGCGATCGACATCTGGACGCGCATCAACCTGCGCAACCTCAACGAAAACATCCTGCCGACACGGCCACGCGCCAGCCTGGTGCTGACCAAGGCCGCGATGCATAGCATCGAGCAAGTGGCGTTGCGGAAGCTGTAGGCTTTATGCCCAGCCCAAGCGATCGCGCAGACGAGCGCTGACCTGCGGCCACTCGCTATCGATGATGCTGTAGCGCATCGAATTGCGCTGTCGGCCATCCGGCATGATGCGCTCGTTACGAATCAACCCTTCCTCGGTGGCCCCGAGCCGCAGAATGGCGGCGCGCGACGCTTGGTTGAGTTCGTCTGTCGTGAACTGCACCCGGACGCAGGCCAAACTTTCAAACGCATGTTGCAGCATGAGGAACTTCGCCTCGGTGTTGACGAAGCTGCGCTGCTGGCTGGCGGTCAGCCAGGTGTGGCCGATCTCAAGCTTGCGATTTTCCTGGTCGATCTTCCAAAAGCGCGTGCTCCCCACAATACGGGCATCCACCTGCGTCACGAACGGGATGACCGTCCCCGCCTCGCGTCCTTTCAAGGCCGCCTCGATATAGCGATCGACGCTGTCAGGTCCGGGAACGGTCGTTACGCGCAGCTTCCAAAGCTCGCCATCGGCGGCAGCGGCAAGAAGCGCCTCCCGGTGCTTTGTTTCCAGGGGGATCAGACGCACGCGTGGGCCCGAGAGAGTCGGACGCAGATCGATCATGTGAAAGCCTCGATATCTTCCTGGCCTTCGCATATCATTCCGATGCAGATGTTGTCTTTCGACGAGTTTTTCGCCAGGAATTTCTCGGCCGCTTTGAAAGACTTACGCCACTCATAAGTGGCCTTACTACATTTATAATTTCAAACCGCGTTGTTGCGTGCGGGAACCCCTTCGTACGCTGTCGACATCGGGTCGCGACGGGAGGGTCAAGACATGAGCGATAAAATCAACGCTCCGTTTCTGAGAAACGCTTGGTATCAGGCGGCGTGGAGCGACGAGCTGAAAGACGGCATGCTGGCGCGCACCATCATGAATGAGCCGTTGCTGTTCTTCCGCGATGCCAGCGGCAAGATCGGTTGTGTCGAGGATCGTTGCTGCCATCGCGGTGCGCCGCTGTCGCACGGCAAGATCGTCGAGAACGGGCTGCAGTGCGGCTACCACGGCCTCGTCTTCGACGTGAATGGCAAGTGCGTTGAGATCCCTGGCCAAGACAACATTCCGCCGATGGCGAAAGTGAAGTCGCATCCGGTCGTCGAACGGCAGGAGTTCGTCTGGGTGTGGATGGGCGATCCGGCGCTGGCTGACGAAAGTAAGATCGTCGACTGGCCCTATCACGACAATCCGAGGAAATATCCGCACCGCAAGGCGATGATGCCGATCAAGATCAATTACATGATGATGATCGACAATCTGATGGACCTGACCCATCTCGGCTATGTCCACACCAAGACCATCGGCGGCAATCCCAAAATCCATGTCGAAGCAAAGATGCACGCGGAGCGCACCGAACATGGTGCCCGCCTCATTCGCTGGCTTCTCGATGTCACACCGCCGCCGACCTACGTGCGCGCGGTGGGTTTCAAGGGTAAGATCGATCGCTGGATGGATTTCGAATACGTCCTCCCCGGTAGCGTCAAGCAATGGACCGGTGCGCTCGATGTCGGCCGTGGCGCGGTCGAAAACCGCGAACAGGACGGTTTTCACCTGCATCTCTTTCACGGCATCACACCGCAGACCGAGAATACCTCGCTCTATTTCTGGTCAGCCGCCAACAGCTATCGGCAGGATGAGCCGCATGCCACCGACGAACTTTACAACGAGATTCACCCGACCTTCCTGGAAGACGTGGTGATCATGGAGGCGCAGCAGCAACGCCTCAGCGCCGATCCCGATCGTCCGCTGCTACCGATCAAGGCCGACTATGCGCTGACCCATGCGCGCCGCGCTTTCCAGAAGGCGCTGGATGAAGAGCGAGCGACCCTCTCCACGGCGGCGGAATGACCTTCGCGATTGATGGCGGAGCGTGGGCTCGTTACACAGGTCGCGGCTTTGTACTTCGTTCCGCAAGCTCGATGCTACCAGCCGAGCAAACGCCGAAACCAAGATCGTTTGGTCGCACTCGTCAACTTGTCATATCGCTCGATAGTCACCCATTCTCGAGCCTGCTGAGAAGGTCCGTGTCCAATTTTCGTAATAAGATTGTACTTAGGAGATTCATAGTGATTCTCCGCAGTGAATGGTTTGCGAAACTTCCGGCCGACGTCACTAGCGGCCACAAAATACGCGTTGACGCCAATCGGGTCGCACCCGACAAGGTACATCTCCTTGTTCAGGCCAATAAGCTCCAGCGCCTTTAACCCGGCTCCGAACCAATTTGATCCGTCCCATACAGCGATCGGATCATAAGGCACTTCGATCGGATAGCTGGGCGGTAAAGATGCGTTGTATTCGACGCACACAACCCTCGATCGCCGATTGAGAACACGCCAAATATGGCTCGTGTTTTGGTCAACATCGATAGATACGAGGTCGAATAAAGGGGGTGCCCCGGCGTCATCCAACAGCTCGTTGATGTTGCTGGTCGTCACCATCGCCGAGACGATCTTCAACGCGCCGGATTGAATATAGCGTCGAAAAAGCATTCTCGCGCGTTCTGCTTTTTCACTGTCGCCTTCTATCCAAATGCCATGCCATCCCTGCTCCAGCAGGAGGCGCGTCGTGCATTCGCGCCCATCTTCGATTCCTATTTCAAGAAAAACTCGGTATCTGATGCCAATTCTATGAAATATTTCGGCAAGTACTCCGTCTTCGGAATGCTGGCTGTAGACCTGCGAATACGCGCGACCCAGGCGAAGAGGATCGCTGTATCTGCCATCGGCGGCATTCAGCAACGCGA from the Beijerinckia sp. 28-YEA-48 genome contains:
- a CDS encoding phosphoribosyl-ATP diphosphatase, producing the protein MSAFTLQDLAAIISQRSGSSAEKSYTKSLLEGGKHRVAKKFGEEAFELALATVDGTNADVKAEAADVLYHMLVLLQARGIPVADVLNELETRTQQSGHQEKASRAPGG
- a CDS encoding aromatic ring-hydroxylating dioxygenase subunit alpha, translating into MSDKINAPFLRNAWYQAAWSDELKDGMLARTIMNEPLLFFRDASGKIGCVEDRCCHRGAPLSHGKIVENGLQCGYHGLVFDVNGKCVEIPGQDNIPPMAKVKSHPVVERQEFVWVWMGDPALADESKIVDWPYHDNPRKYPHRKAMMPIKINYMMMIDNLMDLTHLGYVHTKTIGGNPKIHVEAKMHAERTEHGARLIRWLLDVTPPPTYVRAVGFKGKIDRWMDFEYVLPGSVKQWTGALDVGRGAVENREQDGFHLHLFHGITPQTENTSLYFWSAANSYRQDEPHATDELYNEIHPTFLEDVVIMEAQQQRLSADPDRPLLPIKADYALTHARRAFQKALDEERATLSTAAE
- the hisA gene encoding 1-(5-phosphoribosyl)-5-[(5-phosphoribosylamino)methylideneamino]imidazole-4-carboxamide isomerase; protein product: MILFPAIDLKDGQCVRLIHGDMSQATVFNDDPAAQAQTFEKQGFEYLHVVDLDGAFSGKPMNALAVDSILKAIKIPVQLGGGIRDMRTVEGWLEKGVSRTIIGTAAVKDPSFVREAARLHPGRIAVGVDARDGLVAVEGWARVSQLSALDIGKRFEDAGVAAIIYTDISRDGVLMGLNIEATLALADALTIPVIASGGLASMADVTRMLEPDCARLAGAITGRALYDGRLDAAEALALIRAAREKSVA
- the hisF gene encoding imidazole glycerol phosphate synthase subunit HisF: MLKCRVIPCLDVKDGRVVKGVNFVDLRDAGDPVESAIAYDAAGADELCFLDITASHENRGTILDVVQRTAEACFMPLTVGGGVRTTDDIRKLLLAGADKVSINTAAVFNREFVREAAEKFGSQCIVVAIDTKRVGDGKWEIFTHGGRKPTGIDAVAYAREVEALGAGEILLTSMDRDGTRSGFAIDVTRTIADAVKIPLIASGGVGTLDHLVDGIRDGHASAVLAASIFHFGEFTIRQAKEHMAAAGLAVRND
- the hisH gene encoding imidazole glycerol phosphate synthase subunit HisH, producing the protein MNTVAIIDYGSGNLHSARKAFERAAQDSTASSTIIVTSDPDVVAEADRIVLPGVGAFADCRQGLDATTGMVEALQEAVIAKGRPFLGICVGMQLLATRGLEHVTTQGLDWIGGDVVALQPSDAALKVPHMGWNTITLNQPHPLFDGIATGDNGLHAYFVHSYHLSAASKSLVLATADYGGAVTAVVGRDNIIGTQFHPEKSQKLGLGLIGNFLRWTP
- the coaA gene encoding type I pantothenate kinase, with protein sequence MDEISGLATLPSDFSIYRHFTRAEWAALRADTPLTLTGDDLAKLQSINDPISLEEVIAIYLPLSRLLALYVAATQGLFKATQRFLGADGKVPYIIGVAGSVAVGKSTTARVLKALLSRWPNTPKVDLVTTDGFLFPNEVLVRDHLMDKKGFPESYDGTALVRFLSQIKAGQGNVKAPVYSHLTYDIVPDQSITVDRPDILIVEGLNVLQPSRPDSDIAFASDFFDFSIYLDANENDLLKWYVARFMRLRGTAFRDPRSYFRKYADLTDDEARQTAIDIWTRINLRNLNENILPTRPRASLVLTKAAMHSIEQVALRKL
- a CDS encoding GNAT family protein → MIDLRPTLSGPRVRLIPLETKHREALLAAAADGELWKLRVTTVPGPDSVDRYIEAALKGREAGTVIPFVTQVDARIVGSTRFWKIDQENRKLEIGHTWLTASQQRSFVNTEAKFLMLQHAFESLACVRVQFTTDELNQASRAAILRLGATEEGLIRNERIMPDGRQRNSMRYSIIDSEWPQVSARLRDRLGWA